One window from the genome of Fulvivirga lutea encodes:
- a CDS encoding PspC domain-containing protein, with amino-acid sequence MSASRLTRSKGDAILAGVCSGLAKYFGWDPVLVRILFVILTLVGVGSPILVYLILWIVMPSY; translated from the coding sequence ATGTCTGCAAGTAGATTAACGCGTTCAAAGGGAGATGCAATTTTGGCTGGCGTATGCTCTGGCCTTGCAAAGTATTTTGGTTGGGATCCTGTATTGGTAAGAATACTTTTTGTGATTCTCACGTTAGTAGGAGTAGGGTCTCCAATATTAGTGTACTTGATTTTGTGGATTGTTATGCCCTCTTATTAG
- a CDS encoding OmpA family protein: protein MKRTVLYMFMIAVLALLFSSCSSQRGGHSSYNKLNRSFYKRRYATNTISSDAQCSRLRKKKFRKKNRNVPVLASAKNSKSVPMAEYDPSDTPASTPAPKPKPKPKPAPKPEPKPEPKAEPVAKNTSGRDIDNMNDEEKHLVEDIVLLENDLPAPTSEEHEKVRKEVEKHLKNFDKEKPIKLEPLYFITGQDEFAFVDMEPFLVAVEYALQGKHILIEGHTDHVGDFEANVALSIKRVEKIRELMIQMGVHDDHISVIGYGEEHSSEAKAADKKQEERRVDFTVF, encoded by the coding sequence GTGAAAAGAACAGTATTATATATGTTTATGATCGCAGTGCTTGCACTGCTTTTCTCTTCGTGTTCAAGCCAGCGGGGCGGTCATAGCAGTTATAATAAGCTAAACAGAAGTTTCTATAAAAGAAGATATGCAACCAATACTATATCATCTGATGCGCAATGTTCGCGTTTACGAAAGAAGAAGTTCCGCAAGAAGAATAGAAATGTTCCAGTACTAGCTTCGGCTAAAAATAGTAAATCCGTTCCGATGGCCGAGTATGACCCTAGTGATACTCCTGCCTCTACTCCTGCGCCTAAGCCGAAACCTAAGCCAAAGCCAGCACCTAAACCCGAGCCGAAACCGGAACCAAAAGCTGAGCCAGTAGCCAAAAATACCAGTGGTCGTGATATCGACAATATGAATGATGAAGAGAAACATCTTGTGGAAGATATTGTACTCTTAGAGAACGACCTGCCCGCTCCTACTTCTGAAGAACACGAAAAGGTGCGTAAAGAAGTAGAAAAGCATTTAAAAAACTTTGACAAAGAAAAGCCCATAAAACTGGAACCTTTGTATTTCATAACAGGTCAAGACGAATTCGCTTTTGTTGATATGGAGCCTTTTCTAGTTGCCGTTGAATACGCTCTCCAGGGTAAGCATATACTTATAGAAGGTCATACAGATCATGTAGGGGACTTTGAAGCGAATGTAGCATTATCAATTAAGCGTGTAGAAAAAATACGCGAACTCATGATTCAAATGGGTGTGCATGACGATCATATTTCTGTAATAGGCTATGGAGAAGAACATTCATCCGAGGCCAAAGCAGCTGATAAAAAGCAAGAAGAACGAAGAGTAGATTTTACTGTATTTTAA
- a CDS encoding aspartate aminotransferase family protein produces the protein MNFSHTTFLKHIAQTTGSPFLIDIERAEGVYLFGPDGKRYIDLISGIGVSNVGHSHPKIIEAIKAQAEKHLHVMVYGEYVQSSPNMLAEALVDLLPDNLNCCYFTNSGTEANEGALKLAKRYTGRTEIISFRGAYHGSTHGSLSVSGNEVKKAAFRPLLPDVRFLTFNDINSLEAISDKTACVIIEPIQGDAGVRIATQEFLEGLRNKCTETGALLIFDEIQSGIGRTGKMFAFEHYGIVPDILTSAKALGGGLPIGAFISSYEIMNSLTHDPMLGHITTFGGNPVCCASALATLEIIEEERLLSTVEEKGQLFETLLQHPRIKEIRRKGLLFAFEFEIAEEVAKIVSYCLEKGVICFWFLSCPNSFRIAPPLNISNKDIKYSCNIIIEAINTL, from the coding sequence ATGAATTTCAGCCACACTACCTTTCTAAAACACATAGCGCAAACCACTGGCTCGCCATTTCTAATTGATATAGAAAGAGCTGAAGGGGTTTATTTATTCGGGCCAGATGGTAAAAGATACATTGATTTAATATCTGGTATCGGTGTGAGTAATGTGGGACATAGTCATCCTAAAATTATTGAGGCAATAAAGGCTCAGGCAGAAAAGCACCTGCATGTGATGGTGTATGGCGAATATGTTCAGTCATCCCCGAATATGCTGGCTGAAGCACTCGTTGATCTGCTACCTGATAATCTAAACTGTTGTTACTTTACCAATAGTGGAACAGAAGCCAATGAAGGTGCGCTTAAGCTTGCAAAAAGATATACCGGCCGTACTGAAATAATCTCATTTCGAGGAGCTTATCATGGTAGTACACATGGCTCTTTGAGTGTATCTGGAAATGAGGTGAAGAAGGCTGCATTTAGACCTCTCCTGCCCGATGTGAGATTTTTAACATTCAATGACATTAATAGTCTTGAAGCAATTTCTGACAAAACAGCGTGTGTTATTATAGAACCCATTCAAGGCGATGCAGGTGTTAGAATAGCTACTCAAGAATTTTTAGAAGGGTTAAGAAATAAATGTACAGAAACGGGAGCATTACTCATATTTGATGAAATCCAGTCTGGTATCGGCAGAACAGGAAAAATGTTCGCCTTTGAGCATTATGGGATAGTTCCGGACATTCTTACTTCGGCCAAAGCACTAGGTGGTGGTTTACCTATAGGTGCATTCATTTCTTCCTATGAAATAATGAATTCGTTAACTCATGATCCTATGCTTGGGCATATTACAACCTTTGGAGGCAATCCTGTTTGCTGTGCATCGGCTTTGGCGACATTAGAAATAATTGAAGAAGAACGTTTACTTTCTACCGTGGAAGAAAAAGGCCAGCTTTTTGAAACGTTATTGCAACACCCCAGAATCAAAGAAATCAGAAGAAAAGGGTTGCTATTTGCTTTTGAATTTGAAATAGCAGAGGAAGTAGCGAAAATTGTGAGCTATTGTTTAGAAAAAGGTGTTATCTGCTTTTGGTTTCTATCATGTCCTAACAGTTTTAGAATTGCACCGCCATTAAATATTAGCAACAAGGATATTAAGTACTCCTGCAACATAATCATTGAAGCTATTAACACATTATAG